AAGGAAATGCGCGAAGATCTCAATGAAGCTTTGTCATCGGTCAATGTGGAGCATTACATAACCGGTAAAGGTTTAATTGATGAGGATACGGTGGAAAGCTCCCAAGAAGGACTCAAAAAATCGGAGTACATTACCGTAGTATTTATTTTGCTCATCCTATTCCTTGTATTCCGCTCTTTTGTCGCTCCATTTGTTCCACTGCTTACGGTAGGGATCAGCTACATTGTTTCACAGCAGATTGTCGCGTTCCTTGTGGACGGTCTAGACTTCCCTATTTCGACATTTACGCAGATCTTTATGGTGGCAGTCATGTTCGGGATCGGTACGGACTATTGCATCCTGTTGATTAGCCGGTTCAAGGAAGAATTGGCTCATCATGAAAATACGTGGGATGCCATTATTGCTACGTACCGCACAGCAGGCAAAACGGTATTCTTCTCCGCACTCGCCGTGCTGGTTGGATTTATTGCCATTGGTTTTGCACAGTTTATGTTGTATCGTTCCGCGGTAGCGGTTGCTGTCGGTATTGCCGTGATGATGCTGGCATTAGTCACGATTGTTCCATTTTTTATGGCAGTGCTGGGCAAAAGGCTGTTCTGGCCTTCCAAGGGTTCACTGGAGCATGCCGAGAGCAAGATTTACGGTGCAGCCGGTCGTTTCTCCTTAAAACGCCCATGGGCAGCTCTGCTCATCGTTGCAGCGGTATGTGTGCCATTGCTGGCAACTTACGACGGCAAACTGTCGTTTAACAGTCTTGATGAGATTGGTGAGAAATATGATTCGGTCAAAGCATTCAATATCATTTCCGACAGCTTCGGTCCGGGTGAATCCTTGCCGGGTCAGGTCGTTATTCAAAATGATGAAGCTATGGATAACGCCAAGTATATGGCGCTCGCCGAAAAGATTAGCCGGGAAGTGGAGAAGGTGCCAGGGATCTCTGGTGTCCGCAGCATGACACGTCCAACCGGTGATGAGATCAAAGATTTTGAAGTGACACAACAAGTAGGGACATTATCTGATGGTTTGGGCGAAGGCAAATCGGGTCTGGATAAAATCCGTGATGGTCTGAGCGAAGCCAGCAGTCAGTTAAGCAAAAATGAACCACAACTTAAAGAAGCTGCGGATGGGGCTGGAGAACTGACCAAAGGTACTTCCCAACTGCAGTCTGGTATTACACAGTTGTCGGAAGGACTTCAGCAGATTGAAAAAGGAATTCGTGACGGCTCCTCGGGCGCCGGTGATCTAAAAGCAGGTCTGCAGAAAGCCAAAACGAGTGCAGATCAACTTGCACAGGCCAACAATCAGCTGCTTCAAGCCTATCGTCAGGCAGGAGCAGGTGTCGCAGCGCTGGGTGATGGTGTAGGTGAACTGCAACAACAACTCAAAGGTGTATCTACAGCGTTGACCAGCTTGAATGAATCGTTCACAGCGCTTGAAGAGCGCTATCCTGATTTGCTGCAAGACGCCGATTATCAGCGGGTCAAAGGCACCCTTGGTGAAACAGGTACCGGCACAGCACAGCTCGCTCAAGGTTTGGGTCAAATTCAAACCAAGCTAGGCGAAGCCGCGGCTGGAATCAATCAGGCTAACAAAGGCTATGCCTCCGCAGCTTCCGGACAGAAGGCACTTGCCGATGGTCTGGGTCAGATTGTGACGGGAATCAGTCAGTTACAATCCGGTCTCAAACAGGCCGCTGACGGTCAAGGTAAAGTGATTAGTGAAATTCCTTCCATCCAGAACGGACTTGGTCAGCTTCAGGGTGGTCAGGAGAAAATTCAGCAAGGCTTCTCGGATCTGAGTGGTCAACTGACTCAATTGACAGATGGTCTTAATCAGAGTGTAGATGGAATCGAACAGGTTTCAGGTGGACTCGATTCAGCACAGGACTACCTGACACAATTGCAAAACTCTCCTGATTCGGATCTGGCAGGCTGGTATGTTCCTGAAGAAGCACTGAATAGTAAGGACTTCACACAGGTATTCGATACGTATCTGTCCAAAGATCGGAAAACGATGACGATTGACGTTATTTTTGCCGAGAATCCATATGGAACTGAAGCGATTGATCGTGTTCCGGATATCGAAGCTGCTGTACATCGTGCTGTACAGGGAAGTGCGCTTGAAAAAGCAGATATTGCCATTGGCGGGGTAACCAGTACATTTGCAGATCTGCAGGAAGTCTCCAACAATGACTACACACGCACAGTTATGCTGATGCTTGCAGGAACGTTTATCATTCTGGTCCTGCTGCTCCGTTCGGTTATTATGCCGCTGTATCTGATTGTCTCGTTGTTGCTGGCTTATTTCACATCCATGGCCCTGACGGAAGCGATCTTTGTGAATATACTTGGGTTCGCGGGCATCAGTTGGGTTACGCCGTTCTTCGGCTTTGTCATGCTGATTGCACTGGGAGTGGATTACAGTATCTTCCTGATGGACCGTTTCAATGAGAACAAAGGTATGAGAGTACAGGACGCCATGTTGTATGCCATGAAAAACATGGGTACGGTTATCCTGTCTGCAGCCGTCATTCTGAGTGGTACCTTTGCCGCAATGTATCCATCGGGAGTTCTTTCGATGATGCAGATTGCGACGGTTGTACTCAGCGGACTGATCTTGTATTCTCTGTTGTTCCTGCCATTCTTCGTTCCTGTAATGGTGAAAATGTTTGGCCGTGCCAACTGGTGGCCATTCCCGAATAAGGAACAGGCAGATTCCGTTGATTCGGATCGTAACATAGGCATGTAATTAAATGATATATGAACAGCCCCACTGGATTCCCGGCGGGGCTTTCTGTATGGTTTTGAACAATCCTTTATGAAACGGACAAATAAATGTGTATGCCTACGGACACCATCCCGCGCCTTGTCTCCGTTCCTCTCATACGATATATAGGAATTGTATATGGAGTAGTTTATAACACAGCAGAGAGGGGCGGCGGGATGGTATATCGATATGTGGCTATAGGAGATTCATTAACGGTAGGTACAGGAGCGCTGCTGGGCACCGGCTTTGTTCCTTTATATCGGAGAATGGCAGAAACGAATGTGCGTACGTTTGTATCCATGGATAATTTGGGCGTGAATGGACTTACGTCAGGGGAAATGCTGCAGATGATATCCAACAATCCAAGAGTGCGGCAATCGCTGCGTGAGGCGGATATTATTACGTTGTCGATTGGTGGGAACGATCTGATTCGTACATTCAAAGCGAGTGGCGGGATCCCGAATGCAAGTAAGATGACACAGGTGCTTGGGGATACTCGCAGTAACGTGTCCCAGATTATGAGGCATATCCGGCAGTTGAAAGGAAACAGTGTATATATGGTCCGTACGATTGGGTTGTACAACCCATATCCGCAAGCGGCGGAAGCTGCATATTGGGTGCGGCAATATAATTCCTTTCTGAATAGTGCAGGATCGGGGAACTATGCCTGTGCTCAGGTCTATGACCGGTTTGAAGGGCGTGAACGTGAACTGTTATTTTGGGACAGGGTTCATCCAAATGCAAAAGGATATCGCGTGATTGCAGAACAGTTGAATCGTACAGGATACTATCCATTTGCCTAATCAGCTGGCAGTGAAGCTTAGAATGACTATTACCTCGAAGCTGACTAGACCGAAAGAAATACTTCCGTTAAGATGAGGACATATAGAGGTTGTATTACGTGAGATAAAGGAGTTATTTTTGGTGCACATCATCGATTCAGGTTCCCTAAACGATTCAGAACAGCAGCTCATATCCACCGTTTTATCCTCATATGGCTTCACGTCCAACTGGAAAGCTCAGCGTGGAAAGGGAGGCATGAACAACTCTACCTTCATGGTAGAGATGGGCCAAGAATGTTACGTGCTGAGGCAGTATGAAACGCATAATGATCAAATGAAAATTGCTTTTGAACACGAGGTGCTGTCTGCCTTGTCACGTTCAGAGTTTGAGCTTGATGTGCCTGCGCCCGTTAGCCTTCCTGATGAGAAGCATGCAACATTTCTTGCTGTGCAGGATCATTCCTCGGGCCGGAGCAAAATCGTGACGTTGTTCCATTATCGTGAGGGTCATAATCCCGTGTGGAATACACCCGATCAGCTCAGTGGGCTGGGCAGGGCGGGTGGCATGCTGTCTTCCGTTATGGCGCGCCTTCCCATAACCCTGGCTCCCGTTTATCCGCCCTATTATCAGATTCAGGAGGCTTACCCGCTCTGTTCACCGGAGAAACTATTACAACTATGCACCTCACCCCCAGATACGCTGATGGCATGTGCAGATGACTTGCAGAAGCTGAAGGTTGTATTGCCAGACTTATTCAATACGCTGCGAGGCATGGAGCTTTTACCACATCAACTGGTACATGGGGATTTGAATGCATCCAATGTATTGGCAGACTCTCAGGATATCATATGTGCCATTTTGGATTTTGAATTCGTCACATGGGATCTGCGGGTAATGGAGCTTGCTGTGCCCATGTCTGACCTTCTGACGATGGACAAGGAGCAGGCATGGATGTGGGAGGCTTTGGAGGGATTGATTCAGGGATTCAGGCAACAGGTCAGCCTGGAACCAGAGGAGCTGAGCGTGATTCCAGCGCTTATTTTGCTTCGAAGTCTGGATGTCGTGATGCATTTTATCAGTCGATTGTTCGAAGGTACAGATGAGCCTGATGTGGCTGTGCAGCAAATCAGGAAGCTGAGAGAACGGATAGACTGGATGAAAGGTAATGAGGAACGACTGCGTGAGCTGCTGACCTAGCTCTGCAACATGGGATGTATGACAAAAGTGCACTGATTTCTGCCTTGAGGCAATTATCAGTGCACTTTTTATTTGGTGAAATTTTTTATCACGAATGAATGGAATGGATGCGTACATTTCAAATTCACGACGTCGAATCCATTGCTCAATCTGACGTAATCAAACAGCTTTACAGTCCACGCTTGCGGAACCAGCTGCGAACAGCCCAGCGACGTTCCTGGCGCTTCTTATATTTTGGCAGGGAGCGATACACGTTCAGTGATTGCTCGTAGGCTTGTTTTGCATCAGCAGTACGTCCAAGGGAGCGGTACACCGAGCCGAGCAGATAATATGCTTCACTGGATGAAGAATGAATCTCCTGGAATTGCTGAACGT
This window of the Paenibacillus marchantiae genome carries:
- a CDS encoding GDSL-type esterase/lipase family protein produces the protein MVYRYVAIGDSLTVGTGALLGTGFVPLYRRMAETNVRTFVSMDNLGVNGLTSGEMLQMISNNPRVRQSLREADIITLSIGGNDLIRTFKASGGIPNASKMTQVLGDTRSNVSQIMRHIRQLKGNSVYMVRTIGLYNPYPQAAEAAYWVRQYNSFLNSAGSGNYACAQVYDRFEGRERELLFWDRVHPNAKGYRVIAEQLNRTGYYPFA
- a CDS encoding phosphotransferase; translated protein: MHIIDSGSLNDSEQQLISTVLSSYGFTSNWKAQRGKGGMNNSTFMVEMGQECYVLRQYETHNDQMKIAFEHEVLSALSRSEFELDVPAPVSLPDEKHATFLAVQDHSSGRSKIVTLFHYREGHNPVWNTPDQLSGLGRAGGMLSSVMARLPITLAPVYPPYYQIQEAYPLCSPEKLLQLCTSPPDTLMACADDLQKLKVVLPDLFNTLRGMELLPHQLVHGDLNASNVLADSQDIICAILDFEFVTWDLRVMELAVPMSDLLTMDKEQAWMWEALEGLIQGFRQQVSLEPEELSVIPALILLRSLDVVMHFISRLFEGTDEPDVAVQQIRKLRERIDWMKGNEERLRELLT
- a CDS encoding MMPL family transporter, whose amino-acid sequence is MRTILKARWWLMGLWVVVAAVLMFTAPNMSELIREKGQFSVPEGHSSTQAAAILEEAAAQKGEQQGSQLALVFYNPDGLGAEGKEEAEQAVKKLEAEKEKLGILSILEPFSQPELSDKMISADGKTILTSLSIDQGDRTVKEMREDLNEALSSVNVEHYITGKGLIDEDTVESSQEGLKKSEYITVVFILLILFLVFRSFVAPFVPLLTVGISYIVSQQIVAFLVDGLDFPISTFTQIFMVAVMFGIGTDYCILLISRFKEELAHHENTWDAIIATYRTAGKTVFFSALAVLVGFIAIGFAQFMLYRSAVAVAVGIAVMMLALVTIVPFFMAVLGKRLFWPSKGSLEHAESKIYGAAGRFSLKRPWAALLIVAAVCVPLLATYDGKLSFNSLDEIGEKYDSVKAFNIISDSFGPGESLPGQVVIQNDEAMDNAKYMALAEKISREVEKVPGISGVRSMTRPTGDEIKDFEVTQQVGTLSDGLGEGKSGLDKIRDGLSEASSQLSKNEPQLKEAADGAGELTKGTSQLQSGITQLSEGLQQIEKGIRDGSSGAGDLKAGLQKAKTSADQLAQANNQLLQAYRQAGAGVAALGDGVGELQQQLKGVSTALTSLNESFTALEERYPDLLQDADYQRVKGTLGETGTGTAQLAQGLGQIQTKLGEAAAGINQANKGYASAASGQKALADGLGQIVTGISQLQSGLKQAADGQGKVISEIPSIQNGLGQLQGGQEKIQQGFSDLSGQLTQLTDGLNQSVDGIEQVSGGLDSAQDYLTQLQNSPDSDLAGWYVPEEALNSKDFTQVFDTYLSKDRKTMTIDVIFAENPYGTEAIDRVPDIEAAVHRAVQGSALEKADIAIGGVTSTFADLQEVSNNDYTRTVMLMLAGTFIILVLLLRSVIMPLYLIVSLLLAYFTSMALTEAIFVNILGFAGISWVTPFFGFVMLIALGVDYSIFLMDRFNENKGMRVQDAMLYAMKNMGTVILSAAVILSGTFAAMYPSGVLSMMQIATVVLSGLILYSLLFLPFFVPVMVKMFGRANWWPFPNKEQADSVDSDRNIGM